A window from Marinitoga sp. 1197 encodes these proteins:
- a CDS encoding patatin-like phospholipase family protein, with amino-acid sequence MEYGIALGSGGIRGMAHIALLEHLELKYKNNPVSISGCSAGSIIGALYSLEPNSKLVMKKFNYIIKHSSKEINYIKKNLENKITGFAKLLSSKGILNNDLLFKLLKPLFYKKRFSDCKIPFGVVAVDIDSENIEEITEGYILDAVMASSNVPAAFTPKLMGGMTLLDGGLLEEVPINLCRKLGAKYVVASHIPQKNDKFNDGLEYINYISSLSIDYITEEKLKQADEIYIFDSIYQWYEFEKYEEIYFEAKTKLERSEEHE; translated from the coding sequence ATGGAATACGGAATTGCTCTGGGGAGTGGTGGAATTCGAGGGATGGCTCATATAGCTTTATTGGAACATTTAGAGTTGAAATATAAAAATAATCCTGTTTCTATAAGCGGGTGTAGTGCAGGTTCTATAATAGGGGCATTGTATTCATTAGAACCTAATAGTAAACTGGTGATGAAGAAATTTAATTATATTATAAAACATTCATCAAAAGAAATAAATTATATAAAAAAGAATCTTGAAAATAAGATTACTGGTTTTGCTAAGTTATTATCTTCAAAGGGGATTTTAAATAATGATTTATTGTTTAAGCTTTTAAAACCATTATTTTATAAAAAACGCTTTTCAGATTGTAAAATACCCTTTGGTGTTGTAGCTGTGGATATAGATTCTGAAAATATCGAAGAAATAACAGAAGGATATATTTTGGATGCAGTTATGGCTTCATCAAATGTACCGGCAGCATTCACTCCAAAACTAATGGGTGGAATGACACTTTTAGATGGCGGTTTATTGGAAGAAGTTCCTATAAATCTTTGCAGAAAATTAGGAGCTAAATATGTAGTTGCTTCACATATTCCACAAAAAAATGATAAATTTAATGATGGATTGGAATACATAAACTATATTTCTTCTTTAAGTATAGACTATATTACAGAAGAAAAATTAAAACAGGCAGATGAAATTTATATATTTGATTCAATATATCAATGGTATGAATTTGAAAAATATGAAGAAATATATTTTGAAGCAAAAACAAAACTTGAAAGAAGTGAAGAACATGAATAG
- a CDS encoding 16S rRNA (uracil(1498)-N(3))-methyltransferase, with amino-acid sequence MPNAFYGIFNENKVILDKGETSHLKIVRLKENDEIKVFDGKGNIYYCIIEKIRKNETICQIKTKETYIKKLTPEIDFYIGASKFDRMKILIEKLVELRVNNIYIFHSKKSQLKFKTIEKFKKTIIESSKQSENPVFPEVKFFDLKNIQTIKNPIMLDLTSTKSLKDELNHMSKVEKISIILGPDMGFTEEEILKLPENRVNLGDTIMRFETAGIYTMSILNYFFDRLY; translated from the coding sequence ATGCCTAATGCTTTTTATGGCATATTTAATGAAAATAAGGTAATTCTTGATAAAGGTGAAACATCACATTTAAAAATCGTAAGATTAAAAGAAAATGATGAAATAAAGGTTTTTGATGGTAAAGGGAATATATATTATTGCATAATAGAAAAAATTAGGAAAAATGAGACTATTTGTCAGATAAAAACAAAAGAAACTTATATTAAAAAGTTAACCCCAGAGATAGACTTTTATATAGGAGCAAGTAAATTTGATAGAATGAAAATCTTAATAGAAAAATTAGTTGAATTAAGAGTAAACAATATTTATATATTTCACAGTAAAAAGTCACAGTTAAAATTTAAGACTATTGAAAAATTCAAAAAAACTATTATAGAAAGTTCTAAACAATCAGAAAATCCTGTTTTTCCAGAAGTTAAATTTTTCGATTTGAAAAATATTCAAACAATAAAAAATCCAATAATGTTGGATTTAACTTCAACAAAATCATTAAAAGATGAATTAAATCATATGTCTAAAGTAGAAAAAATTTCTATAATTTTAGGTCCTGATATGGGATTTACAGAAGAAGAAATTTTAAAATTACCTGAAAATAGAGTCAACCTTGGAGATACAATTATGAGATTTGAAACGGCAGGAATTTATACTATGAGTATACTGAATTATTTTTTTGATAGATTATATTGA
- a CDS encoding LptA/OstA family protein, whose translation MKKVFIMIFILSFVIISYSSTIHVSADTVKGGDEFYVLKNNVQVIKGTLEVLTDLATVTLVNDEWRKLASEGGIKIKTDTMEATAVSLEYDLKKDTGLLEGNVETVIILENNDKKIYIYCDEINFDNKNKTYSGKMNSEKELVKIIKDDYLIFSRSFEYDENTKILVLNNNVKITNPKKKIDMETTKATFKTDKNEISANKVKLTLEIEDKEENK comes from the coding sequence ATGAAAAAAGTTTTTATAATGATTTTCATTCTGTCTTTTGTTATAATATCATATTCTTCTACCATACATGTAAGTGCAGATACTGTAAAAGGCGGAGATGAATTTTATGTATTGAAAAATAATGTTCAGGTTATTAAAGGAACTTTAGAAGTATTAACGGATTTAGCAACAGTTACACTTGTTAATGATGAATGGAGAAAATTGGCATCTGAAGGTGGTATTAAAATAAAAACAGATACAATGGAAGCAACAGCAGTATCTCTGGAATATGACTTAAAAAAAGATACAGGTTTATTAGAAGGGAATGTTGAAACTGTTATTATATTAGAAAACAATGATAAGAAAATATATATATATTGTGATGAAATTAATTTTGATAATAAAAATAAAACATATTCTGGAAAAATGAATTCAGAAAAAGAACTTGTAAAAATTATAAAAGATGATTATTTAATTTTTTCCAGATCTTTTGAATATGATGAGAATACAAAAATTTTGGTATTAAATAATAATGTAAAAATAACAAATCCGAAGAAAAAGATCGACATGGAAACAACAAAGGCAACATTCAAAACGGATAAAAATGAAATTTCTGCTAATAAAGTTAAATTAACTCTTGAAATAGAAGATAAGGAGGAGAATAAATGA
- the serS gene encoding serine--tRNA ligase, translated as MIDIKLIRRNPEIIIEALEKRNHETDLINQIKELDEVKRSLQTEVNELRAKRNEYSKQVAKLKAAGDVKEFTKIKEESKEIGNEIKEIEMQMRDIEDKIHIKLLHIPNIPDESVPIGKSEEDNIEIRKWGKIREFDFKPKAHWDLGPELGMLDFERASKISGSRFSILKSQLARLERSLINFMLDVHTKEHGYMEVLPPHLVKRETMLGTGQLPKFEEEAYNTKNDDLFLIPTSEVALAGMHQNETLSFKDLPLKYVAYTPCYRREAGSYGKDVRGMIRQHQFDKVELFWYTTPEDSERALEELTSHAERILQLLELPYRVITLCSGDLGFAAAKTYDLEVWIPSYNAYKEISSCSNVKDFQARRGNTKYRTRNNKMEYVHTLNGSGLAIGRTVVAIMENYQLADGKIKVPKVLVPYMGVEVIG; from the coding sequence ATGATAGATATAAAATTGATAAGAAGGAATCCTGAAATTATTATTGAAGCATTAGAAAAGAGAAATCATGAAACAGATTTAATTAACCAAATAAAAGAATTAGATGAAGTGAAAAGATCATTACAAACAGAGGTTAATGAATTACGTGCCAAAAGAAATGAATACTCAAAACAAGTTGCTAAATTAAAAGCCGCTGGTGATGTAAAAGAATTTACAAAAATCAAGGAAGAATCAAAAGAAATTGGTAATGAAATAAAAGAAATAGAAATGCAAATGAGAGATATAGAAGATAAAATACATATAAAATTATTACATATTCCCAACATTCCTGATGAAAGCGTACCTATTGGGAAATCAGAAGAGGATAATATAGAAATTAGAAAATGGGGCAAGATTCGTGAATTCGATTTTAAACCTAAAGCACACTGGGATTTAGGTCCTGAATTAGGAATGTTGGATTTTGAAAGAGCTTCTAAAATAAGTGGATCAAGGTTTTCAATATTAAAATCACAATTAGCAAGACTTGAAAGGTCATTAATAAATTTTATGCTTGATGTTCATACTAAAGAACACGGGTATATGGAAGTTTTACCTCCTCATCTGGTAAAAAGAGAAACAATGTTGGGAACTGGACAATTACCAAAATTTGAAGAAGAAGCTTATAACACAAAGAATGATGATTTGTTTTTAATTCCTACCTCAGAAGTTGCTCTTGCCGGAATGCATCAAAATGAAACATTGAGTTTTAAAGATTTACCATTAAAATATGTTGCTTATACGCCATGTTATAGAAGAGAAGCAGGAAGTTATGGGAAAGATGTAAGGGGTATGATAAGGCAACATCAATTTGATAAAGTAGAATTGTTCTGGTATACCACACCAGAAGATTCTGAACGAGCTTTGGAAGAGTTGACTTCTCATGCAGAAAGAATTTTACAACTTTTAGAATTACCATATAGAGTAATAACTCTGTGTAGTGGGGATTTAGGTTTTGCTGCAGCAAAAACATATGACCTTGAAGTATGGATACCAAGTTATAATGCATACAAAGAAATATCTTCATGTAGTAATGTTAAGGATTTTCAGGCAAGAAGAGGTAATACAAAATATAGAACAAGAAATAATAAAATGGAATATGTTCACACATTAAATGGTTCAGGACTTGCAATTGGAAGAACCGTTGTAGCAATAATGGAAAATTATCAATTAGCTGATGGAAAAATAAAAGTTCCAAAAGTACTTGTTCCATATATGGGAGTGGAGGTAATAGGCTAA